The window GGGCTATGCCATCGTTCGTCGCGTGAAGAACGGACGTGTCGTGACGACGGCGGAGAAACTGAAACCCGGGCAGCACGTGCGAACGGAGTTCATCGATGGGACTGTGCGATCTGTGATTACGGACGACGCGCCGGATCTGTTCGAAGGCGCCTGAGTACAAAGAACGGCCCCCGCAAGACGCGGGGGCCGAGTTGTTTCTTGCGCTGGAGTGCGACGTCTTACCGGACCGGAAGCGTCGGCACTTCGGAGCTATTGATGGCCCACAGATAGAGCAGGCGAGCATCGAGCACGGTGATCTGCGAGTCCATGTTGACATCGAAAGTGTCGTACTGGCCGCTGTTGATGATTGTGCCCATGACGATGCGATAGAGCAGGATGGCGTCGGTGGAGTTCACTGCGCCGCTACGGTTGACGTCGCCGAACAGGGGCTTGTCGCCCGAGTTGGTCGGATCACTGTCCTGCTCGATCTCGAGGACGTCGTCGAAGCCATCGCCATCGAGGTCGCCCGTGGAGACCATGATGGAGAAGGTGTCGAGGAAGGATCCGCTCTCGGTCGTGGAGCGGAAGCCGTTGAACTGGGTCACGCCACTGTCGCGGAAGCCGAGGTTGCTGAGGTACGTGCTGCCGTCGACGAGGCAATCCCAGATCTCGTTCGTGTAGTCGACGCGGAGGACGATGCGTGTCCAGGAGTCATTCTGGTAGTTCACGCCGCCATCGACGTAGCTGGCGCCCGTGTTGCCGGTGCCGTCGCCGTCGAGGCAGGAAATCGTGTAAGTGTCAACGCCGGTGGACTTGAATGCGATGACAGCAGAAGCTGCGGGATCGTCCGGGGGAAGCTGGGGAGCAGCCGCACCAGGGCCCTGGTGGTAAGCTTCGATGAAGATCGAGTCGAGGCCCGAGCCGTCCATGGCGAAATCGATGGAAGAGGCGGGGTCCTGGACGACGTACTGTCCGCCCTGGTGTGCGCCCGCGTCGGCTGCGATGGAGGCAGTGCTTTCAAGGACGGCCCAACCGCCCTGTCCGTCGAGATCGCCGACGGTGAAAGCTGTTCCGCTCGGGTCTCCGCTGGCCTCGAAGCCAGTTTCGTACACCGCGGCGGCGCCGCCGAGAACGGGGAGCGCCAACCCGGCAGTCAGCAGTGCAGCAAGTTTGATCCGATTCACGATAGTATCTCCCTTGGGAGCGAGGGTGGCCGTTTTCTCCGGCGTTGGAAGCGATTTCCGGGTCCGAGATTTACAAGGCCGATGTCCCATGCCCTCCGTCTATATGGTCAAAACAGCCATATATGAACACGGGCATGGCGGGCGTGTCAAAGCCTACGTGCCATTCTCGTCCTCTTAATTCTCCCCGTCTAGCGCTTCCATGCTTGGAACCAATGTAGAAACCCACTGAAAGGACGGCAATCAGAATTTTCCTCTCCGACCGGCCTTTCCCACACTGTTTGACGGCTCCACACCCGGTTTCCGGGCCTCTACCGCTGGATTCCGTTTCCGACTGTGTAAGCAAGAGTGATTCCGGATGTGAAATGGGTCCGATGGAACTCCAGAAATGGCTCCTGACCGGCAATTGACTTGCGCAAGCGACACCCGTCCTTGATACTGCGATCTACCAGATTCAATGGGGAGTGGGAATAATGGAATTCCGTCGATCCTGCACGTTATCGAACGTCCCGGCAGTCCGGCCGTTCGTTCTGGATGAATCGTGGTCTCTCTTCGCCGGACTTGGATGAGGTAGGGTGATCTCATGAACCGGACTCAGCGACTGCAACTGGCCTCGACGTTTGGGCTGATTGTAACGTGCTTGCTGATCGTCGTGGGGTTGATTGCTCTGTCGAGAGACTCCTCCCCCACGAATGATTCCGAGGCCCAGACTCATTCCGTGGAGGCGGAAAGAACTCATCAAGTTCCGGCGAATCCCCAGCCGACTCCGTCTGTGACGCGTGCCAAAGAGCTCGATCCCGATCGCTTCTCTCCGCCGCCTGTTTCGGCTGACCAAGCTTTGGTGTTTGGCCGAGTATTCCTGCCCGATGGCGAGACGCCCGCCCCAGGGGCGAGTGTTCGAATGGTTCAGCCGGGTAGGCCCGGTGTGGATGCGGTGGCGGATGATTCCGGCTGGTTTGCCCTTCTCACGGATTCGGAAGATGATGCACTTCTGATTGCGACTCGGGATCTTCTCCGCGCGCCGGCATCGAGGCGCAATGAGTGGTTCCATCCGCGCCTTGGCAAGCAGCACGGCCCGGTGAATCTCGTTCTCGCCGAAGGCGCCTTGCTGACTGTGGCCGTGGTTGATGCGCAGACAATGGCGCCCGTATCCCGCGCGCGTGTGATCCTGGATCAGGGCGATGAGCGAACGACGGACCGGGAGGGTCTGGCGGAATTCGACGCCTTGCCTCCGGGCGAGTGGCAGGTGCTGGTCATGGCGAAGAATTACGCCGCGGAAATCAAAGCCGGATCGGTCAGTTCAGGTGCAGGCCTTTGGATGGTCGTGGAATTGGATCCGGGCTGCGCTGTGTATGGCCAGGTCACCAACGAAAACGAGGAACCCGTGGCCGGGGCGACACTCTCCTTCATGCAATCGAAGAACTCGATCTTGCTCGATGCCACGCGTGCAATCACCGACTACGAGGGTTACTATCGCCTGGAGAGCTTTCCCCGTGGGCAACGGAATCAAATCATGGCATTTGCGCCTGGATACAGCCTCTACTCAGAGCCGGAAATGCTCTTGGTGGAGGAATCGGAGTATCGCCTGGACATTACTCTGAAGCGCGGCCCGGCGTTGGTTGGCCGGGTGATCGCGATGGATAAGACACCGATCGCGGGCGCGCTGGTTGTGGCTGCGCCCAGGTGGCAAACCCGACAGGAAGCCACAACAGATTCGGAGGGACGCTTCCGATTTGATTCGATTGGTACCAGCAATCCCTGGTTGACCGTGATCGCCGAAGGCTACGCCGGGGCTAGCAGGAATTTGGATTCCATCCGAGGCGAGAATCCAATCAAAGTGGAGATCATGCTCGAGCCGGGAAATTGGGTGGGCGGACGCGTGATTGATCCGGAGGGCAACCCGATTCCCTCCGTTGCCGTCAGCGCCAATTCGATCAGCGGTTTCATCGGCATTCTCAATGTTCGAACGGATTCGAATGGTCAGTTTGTTTTGCGCAACCTTCCAAAGGATGTGGGCTTCTGGTTCGAGCCCTCAGACGAGAGATTCGCAAGCAACTCACGGGTATTCCTCGAACTCAACCAAGACGACAACGAAGTGACGCTCTCTTACAGCGGTGCGATCCGCGGCCGCGTTCTTGATAATTCGACTGGCGATCCGATGACGCGATTTAGTGTCCGACTGGCGCAGGGGTCGCGGGACGGAAATTACACGCAGCCCTATGCACGCCTGGACGAATACAACATGAACCAGGGGACGCAGTTCGAATCGCCCGATGGAACGTTCGAACTCTTGGGGCTTACTGCTGATGCCTCTTATCGCGTAATTATCACGTCGGAGAGTTGCAGCCCGACCTTGTTTGATCTCCAAATCGCCAGGCCCTCGGATGAAGCGATACGGGAGGAGTT of the bacterium genome contains:
- a CDS encoding dockerin type I repeat-containing protein; translated protein: MNRIKLAALLTAGLALPVLGGAAAVYETGFEASGDPSGTAFTVGDLDGQGGWAVLESTASIAADAGAHQGGQYVVQDPASSIDFAMDGSGLDSIFIEAYHQGPGAAAPQLPPDDPAASAVIAFKSTGVDTYTISCLDGDGTGNTGASYVDGGVNYQNDSWTRIVLRVDYTNEIWDCLVDGSTYLSNLGFRDSGVTQFNGFRSTTESGSFLDTFSIMVSTGDLDGDGFDDVLEIEQDSDPTNSGDKPLFGDVNRSGAVNSTDAILLYRIVMGTIINSGQYDTFDVNMDSQITVLDARLLYLWAINSSEVPTLPVR
- a CDS encoding carboxypeptidase-like regulatory domain-containing protein; the encoded protein is MNRTQRLQLASTFGLIVTCLLIVVGLIALSRDSSPTNDSEAQTHSVEAERTHQVPANPQPTPSVTRAKELDPDRFSPPPVSADQALVFGRVFLPDGETPAPGASVRMVQPGRPGVDAVADDSGWFALLTDSEDDALLIATRDLLRAPASRRNEWFHPRLGKQHGPVNLVLAEGALLTVAVVDAQTMAPVSRARVILDQGDERTTDREGLAEFDALPPGEWQVLVMAKNYAAEIKAGSVSSGAGLWMVVELDPGCAVYGQVTNENEEPVAGATLSFMQSKNSILLDATRAITDYEGYYRLESFPRGQRNQIMAFAPGYSLYSEPEMLLVEESEYRLDITLKRGPALVGRVIAMDKTPIAGALVVAAPRWQTRQEATTDSEGRFRFDSIGTSNPWLTVIAEGYAGASRNLDSIRGENPIKVEIMLEPGNWVGGRVIDPEGNPIPSVAVSANSISGFIGILNVRTDSNGQFVLRNLPKDVGFWFEPSDERFASNSRVFLELNQDDNEVTLSYSGAIRGRVLDNSTGDPMTRFSVRLAQGSRDGNYTQPYARLDEYNMNQGTQFESPDGTFELLGLTADASYRVIITSESCSPTLFDLQIARPSDEAIREEFAVSCDKLDFAGVVVDDAGKPIPGADVIMFSPSYGFSIDSEQLSLEQIVRSYINSNAEVMKDAVTNARGEFYFDGLPSGMPLYLLVQARGMRGQFLEDMQLYAPEDRESLRIQLAPAGVIYGKVMDERWSEHAQVYVYSLQVSGGWLQNGVSEGADFRFEGLAAGDYLVYSGKWTNQDSFCAHREVHLEPGDEVEVRLAEDSLAEVRGRILFGDRPMASGAVALKPIIGGIWINAIRITDEEGRFQFEDVEPGPYEVIAVGGTPSGYGSPSDSDEREIIEVGSADIDRDFAFGGVGSFFGRFTGLPKGGPRVSVLRVDSPDSGKSMDEVQVEGDGSFRIGQVYPGSYKMFLMQDTGGANATPIGPTMVMPDPPEDIDIGEIPYGAGGSIVAKASDHSMQSELTVCLAFENAGPVGESATLTSLSGMGNFDGMAEAQIRNLPSGSYWLLAAGKGVRGRSMSPVTVEEGEEARVTLETQQIVECSFRPGRNNPAEVVRLEVSQVGSEVAIPVHWGTEFELVSETLVPPEGGIVLARRNGFQILGVPPGQYRIEAWGEEEAYWVGTVELVPGETVNERFEWETPESGGDDPVEE